A portion of the Pseudarthrobacter sp. L1SW genome contains these proteins:
- the rpe gene encoding ribulose-phosphate 3-epimerase — MTQCCINPSILSADFVNLEAELQRISTADAVHVDVMDNHFVPNLTIGLPVVQRIQAVSPIPLDAHLMIADADRWAPGFADAGLASVTFHAEASIAPVKLARELRSRGSKAGMAIRPATPVEPYLDMLSELDMLLIMTVEPGFGGQAFLDLTLPKIRRARAAIDGSGIGVAIQVDGGITEETITRAAEAGANVFVAGSAVYGADDPAAAIERLRQEAGRTLPAVTGE, encoded by the coding sequence GTGACGCAATGCTGCATCAACCCGAGCATCCTCTCCGCCGACTTCGTCAACCTGGAGGCCGAACTGCAGCGCATCAGCACGGCTGACGCCGTGCACGTGGACGTCATGGACAACCACTTCGTCCCCAACCTGACCATCGGGCTGCCGGTAGTGCAGCGCATCCAGGCCGTGAGCCCCATTCCCCTTGACGCGCACCTGATGATCGCCGATGCAGACAGGTGGGCACCGGGCTTCGCCGACGCCGGCCTGGCGTCCGTCACCTTCCACGCGGAGGCCTCCATCGCACCGGTGAAGCTGGCACGCGAACTTCGCAGCAGGGGCTCGAAGGCCGGAATGGCAATCCGTCCAGCCACTCCCGTGGAGCCCTACCTGGACATGCTGTCCGAGCTGGACATGCTGCTCATCATGACAGTGGAGCCCGGCTTCGGCGGCCAGGCCTTCCTGGACCTGACGCTCCCCAAGATCCGGCGGGCAAGGGCTGCCATCGACGGCTCCGGAATCGGCGTGGCCATCCAGGTCGACGGCGGCATCACCGAAGAAACAATCACCCGGGCAGCAGAAGCAGGGGCCAACGTCTTTGTCGCCGGCTCAGCTGTCTACGGCGCCGACGACCCCGCCGCCGCCATCGAGCGGCTGCGCCAGGAAGCGGGCAGGACGTTACCTGCAGTGACGGGGGAATAG
- the ribA gene encoding GTP cyclohydrolase II, giving the protein MTASGASGNGHHLPGSGNGHHAPDSGNGHHLPGSGNGHHPDSGHGRVHHPVSGGPIVQLPTAFGDFVAQAWTDLVTGHEHLAVSSPNPPKDGKAPLVRLHSECLTGDVFGSYRCDCGEQLAYALEMIGEQGGTLLYLRGQEGRGIGLANKIKAYALQEAGFDTVEANEQLGLPVDARCYKAAAQVLAEMGLHEVRLLSNNPDKQNRLARAGVKVVEMVPTEVPSRDQNIRYLQTKKDRMEHRLTLDTHVAAVPAAADSFDHEQD; this is encoded by the coding sequence ATGACGGCTTCCGGAGCTTCGGGCAACGGCCACCACCTGCCTGGTTCTGGCAATGGCCACCATGCACCTGATTCTGGCAACGGCCACCACTTGCCTGGTTCGGGCAACGGCCACCACCCGGATTCGGGCCATGGCCGGGTGCACCATCCCGTGAGCGGCGGACCCATCGTGCAGCTGCCCACGGCTTTCGGCGACTTCGTTGCCCAGGCCTGGACAGACCTGGTCACCGGCCACGAGCACCTGGCCGTCAGCTCGCCCAACCCGCCCAAGGACGGGAAGGCGCCCCTGGTCCGGCTTCATTCCGAGTGCCTCACGGGGGATGTCTTCGGTTCCTACCGGTGCGACTGCGGCGAGCAGCTTGCCTACGCCCTGGAAATGATCGGCGAGCAGGGCGGCACGCTGCTGTACCTTCGGGGCCAGGAGGGCCGTGGCATCGGCCTCGCCAATAAGATCAAGGCCTACGCGCTGCAGGAGGCCGGTTTCGACACCGTCGAGGCGAACGAGCAGCTTGGCCTGCCCGTGGATGCCCGCTGCTACAAGGCCGCTGCCCAGGTCCTCGCGGAGATGGGGCTGCACGAGGTCCGGCTCCTGAGCAACAACCCGGACAAGCAGAACAGGCTGGCGAGGGCGGGTGTGAAGGTGGTGGAAATGGTCCCCACGGAGGTGCCCTCCCGCGACCAGAACATCCGGTACCTGCAGACCAAGAAGGACCGCATGGAGCACCGGCTGACGCTTGACACCCACGTGGCTGCCGTTCCCGCCGCCGCTGATTCGTTCGACCACGAACAAGACTGA
- the hisI gene encoding phosphoribosyl-AMP cyclohydrolase — protein MSEQPAPVPNPGIAAPAATSPGQAPASPASPLPAELAAALKRDSAGLVAAVVQQYDTNEVLMLGWMDDEALHRTMTTGRVTFYSRSRQEYWRKGDTSGHVQWVKSVAMDCDGDALLVRVDQVGAACHTGTRTCFDGRGLAVATGQAH, from the coding sequence ATGTCTGAGCAGCCCGCCCCCGTCCCGAACCCCGGTATTGCCGCGCCCGCAGCCACTTCGCCCGGCCAGGCCCCGGCCTCCCCGGCGAGCCCGCTGCCCGCTGAACTGGCCGCCGCGCTGAAGCGCGACAGCGCCGGCCTTGTGGCCGCCGTCGTCCAGCAGTACGACACCAACGAGGTCCTGATGCTGGGCTGGATGGATGACGAAGCCCTGCACCGGACCATGACCACCGGCCGCGTCACCTTCTACTCGCGCTCCCGCCAGGAGTACTGGCGCAAGGGGGACACCTCGGGGCATGTGCAATGGGTCAAATCGGTGGCAATGGACTGCGACGGCGACGCACTGCTCGTGCGCGTGGACCAGGTCGGGGCAGCCTGCCACACCGGCACCCGCACGTGCTTCGACGGCCGCGGCCTGGCCGTGGCAACAGGCCAGGCACACTGA
- the ribD gene encoding bifunctional diaminohydroxyphosphoribosylaminopyrimidine deaminase/5-amino-6-(5-phosphoribosylamino)uracil reductase RibD, translating to MEAALEAALRGPRGANPLVGAVVVDPAGRHLATGFHRGAGTAHAEADAISQATAAGLDLSGCTMVVTLEPCNHVGRTGPCAEAIIAAGIADVVYAVDDPHDPAAGGAATLRAAGVRVRSGLGAAESLDLNRQWFEAVTAKRPFVTLHIAQTLDSRIAAEDGTSQWISSPESLADNHAIRGRIDAILVGTQTVLVDDPRLTARNPSGEPAASQPLRAVMGLRDIPAGAAVRGTDGLVAHLRTRDPREALTMLYGSGTRHVMVEGGSRILSAFLAAGLVDELIVYLAPTLLGSGTPALGNLGITTLADAQHWDWDGSDGGAVRALGRDLRLHLRPQRTVALDPQPTRGSAEPAQGGY from the coding sequence ATGGAGGCTGCCCTCGAAGCAGCCCTGCGGGGTCCGCGCGGGGCCAACCCGCTGGTGGGTGCCGTCGTCGTTGATCCTGCCGGCCGCCACCTCGCTACCGGTTTCCACCGCGGCGCCGGCACCGCGCATGCAGAGGCGGATGCCATCAGCCAGGCAACAGCCGCCGGCCTGGATCTCTCAGGCTGCACTATGGTGGTCACCTTGGAGCCCTGCAACCACGTTGGACGCACAGGCCCATGCGCCGAGGCCATCATTGCCGCCGGAATAGCGGACGTGGTGTACGCGGTGGATGATCCCCATGATCCTGCGGCAGGCGGAGCGGCAACGCTGCGCGCCGCCGGCGTCCGTGTCCGCAGCGGGCTCGGGGCTGCGGAATCCCTGGACCTGAACCGGCAATGGTTCGAGGCTGTGACGGCGAAACGGCCTTTCGTCACCCTCCACATCGCGCAGACGCTGGACAGCCGCATCGCGGCCGAGGACGGCACCAGCCAATGGATTTCCAGTCCGGAATCCCTGGCCGACAACCACGCCATCCGTGGCCGGATCGATGCCATCCTGGTGGGCACGCAGACTGTCCTGGTGGACGATCCGCGGCTCACCGCCCGGAACCCCTCGGGAGAGCCGGCAGCGAGCCAGCCACTGCGCGCCGTCATGGGGCTCCGGGACATTCCCGCCGGCGCCGCAGTGCGCGGAACAGACGGACTGGTGGCGCACCTCCGCACCCGGGACCCGCGTGAGGCACTCACCATGCTGTACGGATCAGGAACCCGCCACGTCATGGTGGAGGGAGGCTCGCGCATCCTCAGCGCGTTCCTGGCTGCCGGGCTGGTGGATGAACTCATCGTGTACCTGGCGCCCACCCTGCTGGGATCCGGCACCCCGGCCCTGGGGAACCTGGGGATCACCACCCTCGCCGATGCCCAGCACTGGGACTGGGACGGGTCCGACGGCGGTGCCGTGCGCGCGCTGGGCCGGGACCTGCGGCTTCACCTTAGACCACAACGAACCGTTGCACTGGACCCTCAACCAACCCGCGGCAGCGCGGAGCCAGCCCAGGGAGGCTACTGA
- the ribB gene encoding 3,4-dihydroxy-2-butanone-4-phosphate synthase, which translates to MNAAVKVEQAAVPGSAVAPPSNAGRPAAAAGLDTIEEAVRAMAAGRPVLVVDNEDRENEGDIIFAAQHATPALMGWTIRYSSGVICVPLSGDRADALALPPMVAVNEDAKGTAYTVSCDAAVGVSTGISATDRALTARVLADPQAGPEAVTRPGHIFPLRAVNGGVRERPGHTEAAVDLCRLAGLEAVGVIAEVVYDDGEMMRLDGLRAFAAEHGCPLISIEDLVAHLEAAGTPADGNTRAGRAGGEEEIR; encoded by the coding sequence ATGAACGCCGCAGTCAAGGTGGAACAGGCAGCGGTGCCCGGATCCGCCGTCGCACCTCCGTCCAACGCCGGCCGGCCAGCGGCTGCCGCTGGACTGGACACCATCGAGGAGGCGGTACGCGCCATGGCCGCCGGCAGGCCTGTGCTGGTGGTGGACAACGAGGACCGGGAGAACGAGGGCGACATTATCTTCGCCGCCCAGCACGCCACGCCGGCCTTGATGGGCTGGACCATCCGCTACAGCTCGGGTGTCATCTGCGTCCCGCTGTCCGGGGACCGTGCGGACGCCCTGGCACTGCCACCCATGGTGGCGGTCAACGAGGACGCCAAGGGCACGGCGTACACGGTGTCCTGTGATGCGGCCGTCGGCGTGAGCACCGGGATTTCCGCCACCGACCGGGCCCTGACAGCCCGGGTGCTGGCGGATCCGCAGGCCGGACCTGAGGCCGTGACCCGTCCCGGGCATATTTTCCCGCTGCGGGCCGTTAATGGGGGAGTGCGGGAGCGCCCCGGCCACACTGAAGCGGCCGTGGACCTGTGCCGGCTCGCCGGGCTGGAAGCTGTGGGCGTAATCGCCGAAGTTGTTTACGACGACGGTGAGATGATGCGGCTGGACGGGCTTCGCGCCTTCGCTGCCGAACACGGGTGCCCACTGATCTCGATTGAAGACCTGGTGGCCCACCTCGAGGCAGCGGGCACACCGGCCGACGGCAATACCCGGGCAGGACGCGCGGGCGGAGAAGAGGAGATACGATGA
- the hisG gene encoding ATP phosphoribosyltransferase, with protein MLRVAVPNKGSLSEAASAMLSEAGYRQRRDSRELVMVDPDNDIEFFFLRPRDIAVYVGQGTLDVGITGRDLLLDAEVEAEELLPLGFAASTFRFAGPVGDFAKVEELEGKRLATSYDGLLRGYLAERGIKAKVVRLDGAVESSVRLGVADAIADVVETGNTLKAAGMEIFGEPILKSEAVLIRRTGNGGAANGTAKEIEVLIRRLQGVLVARQYVLMDYDIRKELVEQAAALTPGLESPTVSPLRDSDWVAVRSMVPKRETNRIMDELYDLGARAILVSSIHACRI; from the coding sequence ATGCTGCGAGTAGCCGTCCCCAACAAGGGCTCCCTGTCCGAAGCCGCGTCCGCCATGCTGTCCGAAGCTGGGTACCGCCAGCGCCGCGATTCCCGTGAGCTGGTGATGGTGGACCCGGACAATGACATCGAGTTTTTCTTTCTCCGTCCCCGCGACATCGCCGTGTACGTCGGCCAGGGAACGCTCGACGTCGGCATCACCGGACGCGACCTCTTGCTGGACGCGGAGGTGGAGGCTGAGGAACTGCTTCCGCTTGGCTTTGCTGCCTCCACGTTCCGTTTTGCCGGCCCCGTTGGCGACTTTGCCAAGGTTGAGGAACTGGAAGGCAAGCGGCTGGCCACCAGCTACGACGGCCTGCTCCGCGGCTACCTTGCCGAGCGCGGCATCAAGGCCAAGGTTGTCCGCCTGGACGGCGCCGTGGAATCCTCGGTCCGGCTGGGCGTCGCGGACGCCATCGCGGACGTCGTGGAAACCGGCAACACCCTCAAGGCCGCCGGGATGGAAATCTTCGGCGAACCCATCCTCAAGTCTGAAGCCGTCCTGATCCGCCGGACCGGCAACGGCGGTGCCGCAAACGGCACGGCCAAGGAGATCGAGGTCCTCATCCGCCGCCTGCAGGGTGTGCTGGTTGCACGCCAGTACGTGCTCATGGACTACGACATCCGCAAGGAGCTCGTGGAGCAGGCCGCCGCACTCACGCCAGGCCTGGAATCGCCGACGGTCTCACCACTGCGGGACTCGGACTGGGTAGCCGTCCGTTCCATGGTGCCCAAGCGGGAAACCAACCGGATCATGGACGAGCTGTACGATCTCGGTGCGCGCGCCATCCTGGTCAGCAGCATCCACGCCTGCCGCATCTGA
- a CDS encoding RsmB/NOP family class I SAM-dependent RNA methyltransferase: MSGSGGNPGGRGNAGRGGQGNTGGNTGQGGGRGKGGPRDNSRRNAQGRERNRGPQRSFTENAPSQRTRRADPARLVAFEVLRAVAAEDAYANLVLPARIRHHGLDKRDAGFATELTYGALRGQGTYDAILARCVDRPLDQLDPAVLDALRIGVHQLLAMRVPAHAALDQTVGLARAVIGAGPSALINAVLRKVAAHTLEEWLDLLVAEETDETKIAALRFAHPEWIVRAMRQSLVAHGRSAAEINDLLEADNAAPVVNLVALPGLGTLDEALENGAIPGELVEGSALSSGGDLGRFSSVREGTMRVQDVGSQLVARAMAAADISQPGSGGGKPEAWLDLCAGPGGKAALLGALAQQRGATLLANETAPHRAKLVTQALSAVPHATWEVRTGDGRDVGVEKPESFDRVLVDVPCSGLGALRRRPESRWRRSPKDLADLGPLQRELLASALAAVRPGGVVAYVTCSPHPAETTAVVADALRKRDDLELLDAGAVLDAVSLRGKLDAGHGSTAQLWPHIHGTDAMFLALIHKKP; this comes from the coding sequence ATGAGCGGGTCCGGCGGTAATCCAGGCGGGCGCGGCAACGCCGGGCGCGGTGGGCAGGGCAATACAGGCGGCAACACCGGGCAGGGCGGCGGGCGCGGCAAGGGCGGCCCCCGGGACAACAGCCGGCGGAACGCCCAGGGCCGTGAACGCAACCGCGGTCCACAGCGGAGCTTCACGGAGAATGCTCCCTCCCAGCGGACGCGCCGCGCTGATCCCGCCCGGCTGGTGGCCTTCGAGGTCTTGCGTGCCGTGGCAGCAGAGGACGCGTACGCCAACCTGGTGCTGCCCGCCAGGATCCGGCACCACGGGCTGGACAAGCGTGACGCCGGATTCGCCACCGAACTCACGTACGGCGCCCTTCGGGGCCAGGGAACCTACGACGCCATCCTGGCCCGCTGCGTGGACCGGCCGCTGGACCAGCTCGATCCTGCCGTCCTGGACGCCCTGCGTATCGGGGTGCACCAGCTGCTGGCCATGCGGGTGCCGGCGCATGCCGCCCTGGACCAGACTGTTGGCCTGGCCCGGGCCGTGATCGGCGCCGGCCCTTCCGCACTCATCAACGCTGTGCTGCGGAAGGTCGCTGCACACACCCTTGAGGAGTGGCTGGACCTGCTCGTGGCCGAAGAGACTGACGAGACGAAAATTGCGGCCCTGCGGTTTGCCCACCCGGAGTGGATCGTCCGCGCCATGCGCCAGTCCCTGGTGGCACACGGCCGTTCCGCAGCGGAGATCAACGACCTCCTGGAGGCGGACAACGCAGCCCCCGTGGTCAACCTGGTGGCCCTGCCTGGCCTTGGAACCCTTGACGAAGCCCTGGAAAACGGCGCCATCCCGGGCGAACTGGTCGAAGGTTCGGCCCTGTCCAGCGGTGGCGACCTGGGACGCTTTTCCTCCGTCCGGGAAGGAACAATGCGCGTCCAGGACGTGGGCTCCCAGCTCGTGGCCCGCGCCATGGCGGCCGCTGACATCAGCCAACCTGGCAGCGGCGGCGGGAAGCCGGAGGCCTGGCTGGACCTGTGCGCCGGCCCCGGCGGAAAAGCAGCACTGCTCGGCGCCCTGGCGCAACAACGGGGTGCAACGTTGCTGGCCAACGAGACAGCGCCCCACCGCGCCAAACTCGTAACCCAGGCGCTCTCCGCTGTCCCGCATGCAACGTGGGAGGTCAGGACCGGCGACGGCCGCGACGTTGGAGTGGAAAAACCTGAATCCTTCGACCGCGTCCTCGTGGACGTGCCGTGCAGCGGCCTTGGCGCATTGCGGCGCCGGCCGGAATCCCGCTGGCGCCGTTCCCCTAAGGACCTCGCCGACCTCGGCCCGTTGCAGCGCGAGCTCCTGGCCTCCGCCCTGGCAGCTGTCCGTCCAGGGGGAGTGGTGGCCTATGTGACGTGTTCGCCACATCCCGCGGAGACGACGGCCGTGGTCGCCGATGCCCTGCGCAAGCGTGACGACCTGGAACTCCTTGACGCCGGCGCGGTGCTCGACGCCGTCAGCCTCCGCGGAAAGCTGGACGCCGGGCATGGCTCCACAGCACAGCTTTGGCCCCATATCCACGGCACAGACGCCATGTTCCTCGCGCTCATCCACAAAAAGCCCTGA
- the ribH gene encoding 6,7-dimethyl-8-ribityllumazine synthase, with product MSGHGAPDIDLTTLNPAETSQLRLAIVAASWHTQIMDGLLDGALRAAKDAGIAEPTVLRVPGSFELPVAAARLAPHFDAVVALGVVIRGGTPHFEYVCQAATSGLTDVSVRTGVPVGFGVLTCDTEQQGLDRAGLPGSKEDKGHEAVTAALATAVVLKQYGS from the coding sequence ATGAGCGGACACGGCGCCCCCGACATTGACCTGACCACCCTCAACCCCGCGGAAACGTCGCAGCTGCGGCTTGCCATCGTTGCGGCCAGCTGGCACACGCAGATCATGGACGGACTCCTGGACGGCGCACTCCGGGCCGCGAAGGACGCCGGGATTGCTGAGCCCACCGTCCTGCGCGTCCCAGGCAGCTTCGAGCTTCCCGTGGCTGCCGCGCGGCTGGCACCGCACTTCGACGCCGTGGTTGCCCTCGGCGTCGTCATCCGCGGCGGCACCCCGCACTTTGAGTACGTCTGCCAGGCTGCGACGTCGGGCCTCACCGACGTCAGCGTACGCACCGGCGTCCCGGTGGGCTTCGGCGTCCTGACGTGCGATACCGAGCAGCAGGGCCTGGACCGGGCGGGGCTCCCGGGCTCCAAGGAAGACAAGGGCCACGAGGCCGTCACCGCGGCCCTGGCCACCGCCGTCGTGCTCAAGCAGTACGGAAGCTAG
- a CDS encoding TIGR03085 family metal-binding protein, translating to MHFVEPSREVLAETLLAAGPDAPTLCRGWRTRDLAAHLYLRERKAAVGLGLIIKRLAKASDQATARLAAKLTTAEDYARLVNTFRAGPPALSPMNIKALDESSNLIEYFVHTEDVRRAVDRWAPRALDEAYSEALWDELVKRAAILYRGVDLGIVLVRPSGPRHVAKRAPVSVAIVGEPGELLMHAHGRTRHALVTFEGQPDAVALLQSAEVGL from the coding sequence ATGCATTTCGTCGAACCGTCCCGAGAAGTCCTTGCCGAGACCCTGCTTGCGGCCGGTCCTGACGCGCCCACGCTCTGCAGGGGCTGGCGTACCAGGGACCTTGCCGCGCACCTTTACCTGCGCGAACGCAAGGCCGCCGTGGGGCTGGGCCTGATCATTAAGCGCCTGGCCAAGGCCTCCGACCAGGCGACTGCCAGGCTCGCAGCCAAACTGACCACGGCCGAGGACTATGCGCGGCTCGTCAACACGTTCCGTGCGGGGCCGCCGGCATTGTCGCCGATGAACATCAAGGCGCTGGACGAAAGCTCCAACCTCATCGAGTACTTCGTCCACACCGAGGATGTCCGGCGGGCGGTTGACCGCTGGGCGCCGCGGGCACTGGACGAGGCCTACTCCGAAGCCCTGTGGGACGAACTCGTCAAGCGCGCCGCCATCCTCTACCGCGGCGTCGACCTGGGCATCGTCCTGGTGCGTCCGTCCGGGCCACGCCACGTGGCCAAACGGGCACCTGTTTCGGTGGCCATCGTGGGCGAGCCGGGCGAACTGCTGATGCACGCCCACGGCCGTACCCGCCACGCCCTGGTGACCTTCGAAGGCCAGCCGGACGCCGTCGCGCTTCTCCAGTCAGCCGAAGTAGGCCTCTAG
- a CDS encoding riboflavin synthase, with the protein MFTGIIAEQGHVLSVERDGNASATVRLSAPGTTEGLALGGSIAVNGVCLTATEINGKEISVDVMGETLVRSTIGELAPGDSVNLERCVPAGGRLDGHVVQGHVDGVGMLLEREALGNWERLRFGVPANLARYIAEKGSIAIDGVSLTVTAVSEAREQEPWFEVGLIPTTLAETGLGAKGTGSRVNLEVDVLAKYTERLLAFNTPAPAAVEGDAR; encoded by the coding sequence ATGTTTACCGGAATTATTGCCGAACAAGGGCATGTGCTGTCGGTGGAGCGGGACGGCAACGCCAGCGCCACCGTGCGGCTGTCCGCGCCCGGCACCACCGAGGGGCTCGCGCTGGGCGGCTCCATCGCCGTAAACGGGGTCTGCCTCACGGCTACGGAGATCAACGGCAAGGAAATCAGCGTCGACGTGATGGGGGAAACCCTGGTCCGCAGCACCATAGGTGAACTTGCTCCGGGCGACTCAGTGAACCTTGAACGCTGCGTTCCGGCCGGCGGCCGGCTGGACGGCCATGTGGTGCAGGGGCACGTGGACGGCGTCGGGATGCTGCTGGAACGCGAGGCGCTCGGCAACTGGGAACGGCTCCGGTTCGGCGTGCCTGCCAACCTGGCCCGCTACATCGCCGAAAAGGGCTCGATTGCCATCGACGGCGTCTCGCTCACGGTGACCGCAGTCAGCGAGGCCCGCGAGCAGGAACCTTGGTTTGAGGTGGGGCTTATCCCCACAACCCTGGCTGAGACCGGCCTCGGCGCCAAGGGCACCGGCAGCCGGGTGAACCTGGAAGTGGACGTCCTGGCCAAGTACACCGAACGCCTGCTGGCGTTCAACACGCCGGCGCCCGCCGCTGTTGAGGGAGACGCCCGATGA
- the hisF gene encoding imidazole glycerol phosphate synthase subunit HisF, with protein sequence MAVAVRVIPCLDVDAGRVVKGVNFEGLRDAGDPVELAHRYDNAGADELTFLDVTASSGNRETTFDVVRRTAEEVFIPLTVGGGVRGVAEVDKLLRYGADKASINTAAVARPDVIDEITRHFGSQVLVLSVDARRTRPGSQPTPSGFEVTTHGGRTGTGIDAIEWAREAADRGVGEILLNSIDADGTKDGFDLELIKLVRAAVKVPIIASGGAGEPAHFPPAVAAGADAVLAASIFHWGPDDMMSQVKDAIRDAGFEVR encoded by the coding sequence ATGGCTGTAGCTGTACGAGTCATTCCCTGCCTCGACGTGGACGCCGGGCGCGTCGTCAAAGGCGTCAACTTCGAGGGCCTGCGCGACGCCGGGGACCCGGTGGAGCTGGCACACCGCTACGACAACGCCGGGGCGGATGAACTGACGTTCCTGGACGTGACGGCGTCCTCCGGCAACCGGGAAACCACCTTCGACGTGGTCCGCCGCACCGCAGAGGAAGTCTTCATTCCGCTGACGGTGGGCGGTGGCGTCCGTGGAGTTGCCGAGGTGGACAAGCTGCTGCGCTACGGCGCAGACAAGGCGTCCATCAACACTGCCGCGGTTGCGCGGCCCGATGTCATCGACGAGATCACCCGGCACTTCGGTTCCCAGGTCCTGGTCCTGTCCGTGGATGCCCGCCGCACCCGCCCGGGGTCCCAGCCGACGCCGTCGGGATTTGAAGTGACTACGCACGGTGGGCGCACCGGCACCGGCATCGATGCCATTGAATGGGCCAGGGAAGCCGCGGACCGCGGCGTGGGGGAGATCCTGCTGAACTCCATTGACGCCGACGGCACCAAGGACGGGTTCGACCTCGAACTCATCAAGCTGGTCCGGGCTGCCGTCAAGGTGCCCATCATCGCCTCAGGCGGAGCGGGGGAGCCGGCGCACTTTCCGCCGGCGGTCGCGGCGGGCGCCGACGCCGTCCTGGCGGCATCCATCTTCCACTGGGGCCCTGACGACATGATGTCCCAGGTGAAGGACGCCATCCGGGACGCGGGTTTCGAAGTCCGCTGA
- a CDS encoding phosphoribosyl-ATP diphosphatase, whose translation MKNFETLFAELSEKAATRPEGSRTVAELDSGVHGIGKKVVEEAAEVWMAAEYESDEAAAEEISQLLYHLQVLMLAKGLTLEDVYKHL comes from the coding sequence GTGAAGAATTTCGAGACGCTGTTCGCTGAGCTCAGCGAGAAGGCAGCCACCCGCCCGGAAGGCTCCCGCACCGTCGCTGAATTGGACTCCGGTGTGCACGGCATCGGCAAGAAAGTCGTTGAGGAAGCAGCCGAAGTGTGGATGGCTGCCGAATATGAATCCGATGAAGCCGCGGCCGAGGAAATCTCCCAGCTGCTGTACCACCTACAGGTCCTGATGCTCGCCAAAGGCCTCACCCTGGAAGACGTCTACAAGCATCTCTAG